In the Wyeomyia smithii strain HCP4-BCI-WySm-NY-G18 chromosome 2, ASM2978416v1, whole genome shotgun sequence genome, one interval contains:
- the LOC129721966 gene encoding dentin sialophosphoprotein-like isoform X1, protein MSRYSKDIDKKIIEKLVKYHGIADKPTSDVWKRIALELSSDPDHLNCDYRWQDLRNYFQSSLVLRLSRQLLNDESLIDKLQFPYLAKIYSLKICFISRQQILHKKHNAEENLLLIKYCIDGTFDPQIVKVFKRLRQSGTRVVVNINVEDPVYGLSEDCKKLLLQLNPPDVRQRKNIRKTKPGTWLNVGGPTSPLAKESSPLLLDGMAVQINNNSQENQTCSPRTLLDKDSFAISSQEYNRIIKESLENEVPPPSLPKRISDPVLAQDRSQTDLEIYKIDEIYLNQNEIINESASWNVSADPLQISLTNTGAERLSFSAPYAESNSNSKLVSESTENQTLSRSMLQTITLASQPPTLLMAVDKSPQDRNSSRQINELCGKSVGNITCHGGEFETLPGTPTASKSTQTPIYTTQSLVIASCASGNERQSANSSDISNKSNRQVETISTQLVVSNETTNLKESSNSGTDPLWEIFSDSEDSVTELKESSQDDNDSSTAPLSEITGNVELNEAQLSQALPTLEAPSNAVTINNIKENAPFQNNDQPTIPESSSQTKTSGRIIVTSIVELPRLILGSNLATVSNRTNVSQENLPFIQPNVLNKSGPNFTSITETSAIAPSYSGGNRCRCRCRCSITPLLTPQSSLSSPGQVITGHQANPANSTSDVKTVTDTSYLWDIFTDSDDSVTEVELSGRDDNNSSAAPLPEITGNVKLNEARNLQPNMKLPSTSRVIASGLQASPNAVISDNNKENATLDNNDRPLIPMSPSQKKTTSRKSPVPVSSIVEPPRLILGPNSATAVNNGNNISQEPVSKISNNSKQNFVPNPETLVSSSKDSGVSKRSTPTLLAPKASVSSPSQPIITGHQTNPANSTSDVKTVIDTSYLWDIFTDSDDSVIEIQDKSSTKRSEITDNELKEPRSFNTITGTSEAQSNATVVTNHQSNPSVVHEVNNSTTTCNRHLNWDIFSSNDELDASVKIKNSIPNIISGDKNEAKLSEQGESIKIEDTSSTVPLSDSIYRVERDIFSGDENSVNKVRDKNSSSAGCSQITDNVELARNCHVESSPIFQTIAGTSKPSSNAAVVAVHQSNPSLVHEVNSPAATYNLHSIWDNFFSDEELDASVKIGNSTTETSVSRRLFQQDVIYVISDDENKVETRSRQGDSVKTEDSSRTVPLSDSIYRVEPQPANTVSKRKHRDVLYPYSSETDTDAPQPSLPKRRRKKRVRT, encoded by the exons ATGAGCAG ATACTCGAAAGACatcgataaaaaaattatagaaaaactaGTCAAATATCACGGTATAGCAGATAAACCAACGTCCGATGTTTGGAAGCGGATCGCATTGGAGTTATCTAGCGATCCAGATCACCTTAACTGTGATTACCGCTGGCAAGATCTTAGAAACTACTTTCAGAGTAGCCTCGTTCTCCGTTTATCTCGTCAGTTACTCAACGATGAAAGTTTAATTGATAAGCTGCAGTTTCCTTATCTGGCGAAGATTTACTCGCTGAAAATCTGTTTTATAAGTCGCCAACAGATACTTCACAAAAAGCACAATGCCGAGGAGAATTTACTTTTGATTAAGTATTGTATAGATGGAACGTTCGATCCTCAAATAGTCAAAGTTTTCAAACGCCTTCGCCAATCGGGCACTCGTGTAGTGGTCAACATCAACGTCGAAGACCCCGTATATGGTCTAAGTGAAGATTGTAAAAAGCTTCTATTGCAACTAAATCCCCCAGATGTACGACAACGCAAGAACATTCGAAAAACGAAACCCGGAACATGGCTGAATGTTGGTGGCCCGACATCGCCATTGGCAAAGGAGAGTTCCCCACTGTTACTGGACGGGATGGCTGTACAAATCAATAACAATAGCCAGGAAAATCAAACTTGCTCTCCCAGAACGCTGCTCGATAAGGACTCGTTCGCAATCAGCTCGCAAGAGTATAATCGTATAATTAAGGAATCCTTAGAAAATGAAGTACCCCCACCTTCGCTACCCAAGCGTATTTCCGATCCCGTGCTGGCGCAAGATCGAAGCCAAACCGATTTAGAAATTTACAAAATAGACGAAATTTATCTTAACCAGAATGAAATAATTAATGAATCTGCTTCTTGGAATGTCAGCGCGGATCCTCTACAAATAAGTTTGACTAACACCGGTGCTGAGCGTTTATCGTTCAGCGCCCCATATGCCGAGAGTAATTCCAATTCCAAATTAGTCAGTGAAAGTACAGAAAATCAAACTTTATCGCGGTCTATGCTGCAAACAATAACGTTAGCAAGTCAACCACCCACGCTACTCATGGCGGTGGATAAGTCACCACAAGATCGTAACAGCTCCAGACAAATAAACGAACTCTGCGGAAAATCAGTTGGTAACATAACTTGTCACGGTGGGGAATTCGAGACACTCCCTGGAACACCGACTGCAAGTAAATCCACGCAAACCCCGATTTATACCACTCAATCGTTGGTTATTGCTTCATGCGCATCTGGAAATGAGAGACAGAG CGCCAATTCATCGGATATTTCTAACAAATCTAATCGTCAAGTCGAGACAATTTCAACTCAATTGGTCGTATCGAACGAAACAACCAACTTGAAGGAGTCCTCTAACTCGGGCACAGATCCACTGTGG GAAATTTTTTCCGACAGTGAAGACAGCGTGACCGAACTTAAAGAATCGAGCCAGGATGATAACGACAGCTCTACTGCACCATTGTCTGAGATCACTGGCAATGTTGAGTTG AATGAAGCTCAGCTTTCTCAAGCCCTTCCCACCTTAGAAGCTCCATCCAACGCAGTGACTATTAATAACATCAAAGAAAATGCACCCTTTCAAAATAATGACCAACCCACAATTCCGGAGTCTTCATCGCAGACAAAAACCTCAGGCAGAATTATAGTTACATCAATCGTAGAGCTGCCACGACTGATTCTCGGTTCCAACTTAGCCACTGTCAGCAACCGCACCAATGTCAGCCAGGAAAACTTGCCGTTTATCCAGCCAAATGTTTTGAATAAGTCGGGACCAAACTTTACTTCTATCACGGAAACGTCTGCCATTGCTCCCAGTTATTCCGGGGGCAATAGGTGCAGGTGCAGGTGCAGGT GCAGTATAACTCCACTGTTGACTCCTCAGTCCTCACTTTCGAGCCCAGGTCAGGTTATAACTGGTCATCAAGCAAACCCTGCTAATTCAACCTCGGATGTTAAGACGGTTACAGACACTAGTTATCTGTGG GATATTTTTACCGATAGTGATGATAGTGTGACCGAAGTTGAATTATCGGGCCGGGATGATAACAACAGCTCTGCTGCACCATTGCCTGAGATCACCGGCAATGTTAAGTTG AATGAGGCCCGAAACCTTCAACCCAACATGAAGTTGCCATCAACCTCTCGAGTGATAGCTAGTGGTTTacaagcttcacccaacgcagTAATCAGTGATAACAACAAAGAAAACGCAACCCTTGATAATAATGACCGCCCCCTAATCCCGATGTCTCCATCGCAGAAAAAAACTACAAGCAGAAAATCTCCAGTTCCAGTGTCATCCATCGTAGAGCCACCCCGACTGATTCTCGGTCCAAACTCAGCCACTGCCGTTAACAACGGCAACAACATCAGCCAGGAACCTGTCTCAAAAATTTCGAATAATTCAAAGCAAAATTTTGTCCCTAACCCGGAAACGCTTGTAAGTTCTTCCAAAGATTCTGGAGTCAGTAAGCGCAG CACGCCTACACTATTAGCTCCCAAGGCCTCAGTTTCGAGCCCAAGCCAGCCAATTATAACCGGTCATCAAACAAACCCTGCTAATTCAACCTCGGATGTTAAGACGGTTATAGACACTAGTTATCTGTGG GATATTTTTACCGATAGTGATGACAGTGTGATCGAAATCCAGGATAAGAGCTCTACTAAGCGTTCAGAGATCACTGACAATGAGTTG AAGGAACCTCGAAGCTTTAATACGATAACAGGTACTTCAGAAGCTCAATCCAACGCAACAGTTGTGACTAATCATCAATCAAATCCATCTGTCGTACACGAGGTCAACAACTCAACCACAACCTGCAACCGACATTTGAATTGG GACATTTTCTCCAGCAATGACGAACTTGACGCTTCGGTTAAAATTAAGAACAGTATACCAAATATTATTTCCGGGGACAAAAATGAGGCAAAACTGAGCGAACAAGGAGAATCGATCAAAATCGAAGATACCAGCAGTACGGTGCCGCTCTCTGACAGTATTTACAGGGTTGAGCGG GATATTTTTTCCGGTGATGAAAATAGCGTGAACAAAGTCCGGGATAAGAACAGTAGTTCTGCTGGATGTTCTCAGATCACTGACAATGTTGAATTG GCTCGTAACTGTCATGTGGAGTCGTCACCAATCTTCCAAACGATAGCTGGGACATCAAAACCTTCATCCAACGCAGCAGTTGTAGCTGTTCATCAATCAAATCCATCTCTCGTACACGAGGTCAACAGCCCAGCCGCAACCTACAACCTACATTCGATTTGG GACAATTTTTTCAGCGATGAAGAACTTGATGCTTCGGTCAAAATTGGGAATAGTACTACAGAAACTTCTGTCAGCAGGAGGCTCTTTCAACAGGATGTTATTTATGTTATTTCCGACGATGAAAATAAAGTAGAAACAAGGAGCAGACAAGGTGATTCGGTCAAGACTGAAGATAGTAGCCGCACGGTACCGCTCTCTGACAGTATTTACAGGGTGGAACCG caaCCCGCTAATACTGTATCAAAGCGCAAACATCGTGATGTCCTATATCCATATTCCTCCGAAACAGACACAGATGCCCCGCAACCGTCCTTACCTAAGCGAAG gaGAAAAAAACGTGTACGAACATAA
- the LOC129721966 gene encoding dentin sialophosphoprotein-like isoform X5: MSRYSKDIDKKIIEKLVKYHGIADKPTSDVWKRIALELSSDPDHLNCDYRWQDLRNYFQSSLVLRLSRQLLNDESLIDKLQFPYLAKIYSLKICFISRQQILHKKHNAEENLLLIKYCIDGTFDPQIVKVFKRLRQSGTRVVVNINVEDPVYGLSEDCKKLLLQLNPPDVRQRKNIRKTKPGTWLNVGGPTSPLAKESSPLLLDGMAVQINNNSQENQTCSPRTLLDKDSFAISSQEYNRIIKESLENEVPPPSLPKRISDPVLAQDRSQTDLEIYKIDEIYLNQNEIINESASWNVSADPLQISLTNTGAERLSFSAPYAESNSNSKLVSESTENQTLSRSMLQTITLASQPPTLLMAVDKSPQDRNSSRQINELCGKSVGNITCHGGEFETLPGTPTASKSTQTPIYTTQSLVIASCASGNERQSANSSDISNKSNRQVETISTQLVVSNETTNLKESSNSGTDPLWEIFSDSEDSVTELKESSQDDNDSSTAPLSEITGNVELNEAQLSQALPTLEAPSNAVTINNIKENAPFQNNDQPTIPESSSQTKTSGRIIVTSIVELPRLILGSNLATVSNRTNVSQENLPFIQPNVLNKSGPNFTSITETSAIAPSYSGGNRCRCRCRCSITPLLTPQSSLSSPGQVITGHQANPANSTSDVKTVTDTSYLWDIFTDSDDSVTEVELSGRDDNNSSAAPLPEITGNVKLNEARNLQPNMKLPSTSRVIASGLQASPNAVISDNNKENATLDNNDRPLIPMSPSQKKTTSRKSPVPVSSIVEPPRLILGPNSATAVNNGNNISQEPVSKISNNSKQNFVPNPETLVSSSKDSGVSKRSTPTLLAPKASVSSPSQPIITGHQTNPANSTSDVKTVIDTSYLWDIFTDSDDSVIEIQDKSSTKRSEITDNELKEPRSFNTITGTSEAQSNATVVTNHQSNPSVVHEVNNSTTTCNRHLNWDIFSSNDELDASVKIKNSIPNIISGDKNEAKLSEQGESIKIEDTSSTVPLSDSIYRVERQPANTVSKRKHRDVLYPYSSETDTDAPQPSLPKRRRKKRVRT; this comes from the exons ATGAGCAG ATACTCGAAAGACatcgataaaaaaattatagaaaaactaGTCAAATATCACGGTATAGCAGATAAACCAACGTCCGATGTTTGGAAGCGGATCGCATTGGAGTTATCTAGCGATCCAGATCACCTTAACTGTGATTACCGCTGGCAAGATCTTAGAAACTACTTTCAGAGTAGCCTCGTTCTCCGTTTATCTCGTCAGTTACTCAACGATGAAAGTTTAATTGATAAGCTGCAGTTTCCTTATCTGGCGAAGATTTACTCGCTGAAAATCTGTTTTATAAGTCGCCAACAGATACTTCACAAAAAGCACAATGCCGAGGAGAATTTACTTTTGATTAAGTATTGTATAGATGGAACGTTCGATCCTCAAATAGTCAAAGTTTTCAAACGCCTTCGCCAATCGGGCACTCGTGTAGTGGTCAACATCAACGTCGAAGACCCCGTATATGGTCTAAGTGAAGATTGTAAAAAGCTTCTATTGCAACTAAATCCCCCAGATGTACGACAACGCAAGAACATTCGAAAAACGAAACCCGGAACATGGCTGAATGTTGGTGGCCCGACATCGCCATTGGCAAAGGAGAGTTCCCCACTGTTACTGGACGGGATGGCTGTACAAATCAATAACAATAGCCAGGAAAATCAAACTTGCTCTCCCAGAACGCTGCTCGATAAGGACTCGTTCGCAATCAGCTCGCAAGAGTATAATCGTATAATTAAGGAATCCTTAGAAAATGAAGTACCCCCACCTTCGCTACCCAAGCGTATTTCCGATCCCGTGCTGGCGCAAGATCGAAGCCAAACCGATTTAGAAATTTACAAAATAGACGAAATTTATCTTAACCAGAATGAAATAATTAATGAATCTGCTTCTTGGAATGTCAGCGCGGATCCTCTACAAATAAGTTTGACTAACACCGGTGCTGAGCGTTTATCGTTCAGCGCCCCATATGCCGAGAGTAATTCCAATTCCAAATTAGTCAGTGAAAGTACAGAAAATCAAACTTTATCGCGGTCTATGCTGCAAACAATAACGTTAGCAAGTCAACCACCCACGCTACTCATGGCGGTGGATAAGTCACCACAAGATCGTAACAGCTCCAGACAAATAAACGAACTCTGCGGAAAATCAGTTGGTAACATAACTTGTCACGGTGGGGAATTCGAGACACTCCCTGGAACACCGACTGCAAGTAAATCCACGCAAACCCCGATTTATACCACTCAATCGTTGGTTATTGCTTCATGCGCATCTGGAAATGAGAGACAGAG CGCCAATTCATCGGATATTTCTAACAAATCTAATCGTCAAGTCGAGACAATTTCAACTCAATTGGTCGTATCGAACGAAACAACCAACTTGAAGGAGTCCTCTAACTCGGGCACAGATCCACTGTGG GAAATTTTTTCCGACAGTGAAGACAGCGTGACCGAACTTAAAGAATCGAGCCAGGATGATAACGACAGCTCTACTGCACCATTGTCTGAGATCACTGGCAATGTTGAGTTG AATGAAGCTCAGCTTTCTCAAGCCCTTCCCACCTTAGAAGCTCCATCCAACGCAGTGACTATTAATAACATCAAAGAAAATGCACCCTTTCAAAATAATGACCAACCCACAATTCCGGAGTCTTCATCGCAGACAAAAACCTCAGGCAGAATTATAGTTACATCAATCGTAGAGCTGCCACGACTGATTCTCGGTTCCAACTTAGCCACTGTCAGCAACCGCACCAATGTCAGCCAGGAAAACTTGCCGTTTATCCAGCCAAATGTTTTGAATAAGTCGGGACCAAACTTTACTTCTATCACGGAAACGTCTGCCATTGCTCCCAGTTATTCCGGGGGCAATAGGTGCAGGTGCAGGTGCAGGT GCAGTATAACTCCACTGTTGACTCCTCAGTCCTCACTTTCGAGCCCAGGTCAGGTTATAACTGGTCATCAAGCAAACCCTGCTAATTCAACCTCGGATGTTAAGACGGTTACAGACACTAGTTATCTGTGG GATATTTTTACCGATAGTGATGATAGTGTGACCGAAGTTGAATTATCGGGCCGGGATGATAACAACAGCTCTGCTGCACCATTGCCTGAGATCACCGGCAATGTTAAGTTG AATGAGGCCCGAAACCTTCAACCCAACATGAAGTTGCCATCAACCTCTCGAGTGATAGCTAGTGGTTTacaagcttcacccaacgcagTAATCAGTGATAACAACAAAGAAAACGCAACCCTTGATAATAATGACCGCCCCCTAATCCCGATGTCTCCATCGCAGAAAAAAACTACAAGCAGAAAATCTCCAGTTCCAGTGTCATCCATCGTAGAGCCACCCCGACTGATTCTCGGTCCAAACTCAGCCACTGCCGTTAACAACGGCAACAACATCAGCCAGGAACCTGTCTCAAAAATTTCGAATAATTCAAAGCAAAATTTTGTCCCTAACCCGGAAACGCTTGTAAGTTCTTCCAAAGATTCTGGAGTCAGTAAGCGCAG CACGCCTACACTATTAGCTCCCAAGGCCTCAGTTTCGAGCCCAAGCCAGCCAATTATAACCGGTCATCAAACAAACCCTGCTAATTCAACCTCGGATGTTAAGACGGTTATAGACACTAGTTATCTGTGG GATATTTTTACCGATAGTGATGACAGTGTGATCGAAATCCAGGATAAGAGCTCTACTAAGCGTTCAGAGATCACTGACAATGAGTTG AAGGAACCTCGAAGCTTTAATACGATAACAGGTACTTCAGAAGCTCAATCCAACGCAACAGTTGTGACTAATCATCAATCAAATCCATCTGTCGTACACGAGGTCAACAACTCAACCACAACCTGCAACCGACATTTGAATTGG GACATTTTCTCCAGCAATGACGAACTTGACGCTTCGGTTAAAATTAAGAACAGTATACCAAATATTATTTCCGGGGACAAAAATGAGGCAAAACTGAGCGAACAAGGAGAATCGATCAAAATCGAAGATACCAGCAGTACGGTGCCGCTCTCTGACAGTATTTACAGGGTTGAGCGG caaCCCGCTAATACTGTATCAAAGCGCAAACATCGTGATGTCCTATATCCATATTCCTCCGAAACAGACACAGATGCCCCGCAACCGTCCTTACCTAAGCGAAG gaGAAAAAAACGTGTACGAACATAA